The following are encoded together in the Streptomyces sp. NBC_01465 genome:
- a CDS encoding vWA domain-containing protein: MANRPVHFIWLLDCSYSMQGEKIGQLNYAIREAIPEMRSVAHDNPAAQLLLRTLTFSSVARWHHKDPVPVDDFTWQDVQVDGMTNLGEALQTVSRELQTPPMPQRALKPVLALVSDGVPTDDWRAGLKAIDATPWGKKAVRVAIAIGADADRSVLQEFLGNPELQPLDANSPKQLAAAIRWASTAAVKAASQPVVGGSADTLVKQPYAPPVLDDDDDDVW, translated from the coding sequence ATGGCGAATCGCCCGGTCCATTTCATCTGGCTGCTGGACTGCTCGTACTCCATGCAGGGGGAGAAGATCGGCCAGCTCAACTATGCGATCAGGGAAGCGATTCCGGAGATGCGCTCGGTCGCGCACGACAATCCGGCGGCGCAGCTCCTGCTCCGTACGCTCACCTTCTCCTCGGTGGCGCGCTGGCACCACAAGGACCCGGTGCCGGTCGACGACTTCACCTGGCAGGACGTGCAGGTGGACGGGATGACCAATCTGGGCGAGGCCCTGCAGACGGTCTCGCGCGAGCTGCAGACGCCGCCGATGCCGCAGCGTGCGCTGAAGCCGGTGCTGGCGCTGGTGTCGGACGGGGTGCCGACCGACGACTGGCGGGCGGGGCTCAAGGCGATCGACGCGACGCCGTGGGGGAAGAAGGCCGTACGGGTGGCGATCGCCATCGGGGCGGACGCCGACCGGAGCGTGCTGCAGGAGTTCCTGGGCAATCCGGAGCTGCAGCCGCTGGACGCCAACAGCCCCAAGCAGCTTGCCGCGGCGATCCGTTGGGCCTCGACGGCGGCGGTGAAGGCGGCTTCGCAGCCGGTGGTGGGCGGGTCCGCGGACACGCTGGTGAAGCAGCCGTACGCGCCGCCCGTCCTGGACGACGACGATGACGACGTCTGGTGA
- a CDS encoding TRAFAC clade GTPase domain-containing protein yields MSSWGLVVVALWAVGLVAVPLCVFYTLWHLLSLSLVGAAQVLGPWRTGAPDRRIPLVGTGEPAQRAYWSRQMWSDAGAATRSSYWIIWHRLTQQWVGHYAKNLYRGRRPATGRLGENGFTRLVMRLVATGTAVGAGLGALIAALVVSTVLCVFAALLGVAWLLPAGTALVLRGVERGWRLARGIRMKCPYPGCYLPVPLAVHHCPQCKAAHRELRPGRYGALWHACSCGQRLVTTSLAGRAKLTARCPHCDQLLPAAVGTTRVVHLPLVGGTSSGKTMLMAAVVAGLQSWSHRSALTVEFASDDDRRDSGTLNQQLTQTGWAMKTQGGQPRAFMLQIGHGRRRRLLYLYDPMGESLRDAGAVREQNYLAHADGVILVADVLAEPQVRRALGSDDAARVNAASPSDQGPFDTYQGLAGELAALTGRRRRIPVATVVTKRDVLDQLASLPVPGARIDDWLTEVGLGALVRSLGHDFGAARYWAVSAHAATGAGALESEQRRAAEPVLWMLGRSGLRTGALVAEDPAAGVPGPRSATRVNIASKKES; encoded by the coding sequence ATGAGCAGCTGGGGCTTGGTTGTTGTCGCGCTGTGGGCGGTGGGCCTGGTCGCCGTACCGCTCTGCGTCTTCTACACGCTGTGGCATCTGCTCAGTCTGTCCCTGGTGGGTGCGGCCCAGGTGCTGGGACCGTGGCGCACCGGGGCTCCCGACCGGCGGATTCCGCTCGTCGGCACGGGTGAGCCCGCGCAGCGCGCGTACTGGTCGCGGCAGATGTGGTCGGACGCCGGGGCCGCGACGCGCAGCTCGTACTGGATCATCTGGCACCGGCTGACCCAGCAGTGGGTCGGGCACTACGCGAAGAACCTCTACCGGGGTCGGCGACCGGCCACGGGGCGCCTGGGCGAGAACGGCTTCACGCGTCTGGTGATGCGGCTCGTCGCGACGGGGACGGCGGTCGGGGCGGGGCTCGGGGCGCTGATCGCCGCACTGGTCGTCTCGACGGTGCTGTGTGTCTTCGCCGCGCTGCTCGGTGTCGCCTGGCTGCTGCCCGCGGGCACCGCCCTGGTGCTGCGGGGCGTGGAGCGGGGGTGGCGGCTGGCCCGCGGGATCCGGATGAAGTGCCCGTATCCCGGCTGCTATCTGCCGGTGCCGCTCGCCGTGCACCACTGTCCCCAATGCAAGGCGGCACACCGGGAGTTGAGGCCCGGGCGGTACGGGGCGCTGTGGCACGCGTGCAGCTGCGGGCAGCGGCTGGTCACCACCTCGCTCGCGGGCCGCGCCAAGCTGACGGCCCGCTGTCCGCACTGCGACCAGCTGCTGCCGGCCGCGGTGGGCACGACCCGGGTCGTGCATCTTCCGCTGGTCGGCGGGACCTCGTCGGGCAAGACGATGCTGATGGCGGCGGTCGTGGCCGGACTGCAGTCGTGGTCGCACCGGTCCGCGCTGACGGTGGAGTTCGCGTCCGACGACGACCGGCGGGATTCCGGGACGCTCAACCAGCAGCTGACGCAGACCGGTTGGGCGATGAAGACCCAGGGCGGCCAGCCGCGCGCCTTCATGCTGCAGATCGGGCACGGGCGGCGGCGCAGGCTGCTGTATCTGTACGACCCGATGGGCGAGTCCCTGCGCGACGCCGGTGCGGTCAGGGAGCAGAACTATCTGGCCCATGCGGACGGGGTGATCCTGGTCGCCGACGTGCTGGCCGAGCCGCAGGTGCGGCGGGCCCTGGGGAGCGACGACGCGGCGCGGGTGAACGCTGCCAGCCCTTCCGATCAGGGCCCCTTCGACACGTACCAGGGGCTGGCGGGTGAACTGGCGGCGCTCACGGGGCGGCGCCGGCGCATCCCGGTGGCGACCGTGGTCACCAAGCGGGACGTCCTGGACCAGCTCGCCTCGCTGCCGGTGCCGGGTGCGCGGATCGACGACTGGCTGACGGAGGTCGGTCTGGGTGCGCTGGTACGGAGCCTGGGGCACGACTTCGGCGCCGCCCGCTACTGGGCGGTCAGCGCCCACGCGGCCACCGGTGCGGGTGCGCTGGAGAGCGAGCAGCGCAGGGCGGCGGAGCCGGTGCTCTGGATGCTGGGCCGGTCGGGGCTGCGGACCGGGGCCCTCGTCGCGGAGGATCCGGCCGCGGGCGTACCGGGGCCGCGGTCGGCGACTAGGGTCAACATCGCTTCGAAGAAGGAGAGTTGA